In the genome of Nerophis lumbriciformis linkage group LG32, RoL_Nlum_v2.1, whole genome shotgun sequence, one region contains:
- the LOC133574676 gene encoding uncharacterized protein produces the protein MRASHYMPRVASMTLHTWLLYGLGFISSLCLTQVEGLQCYGCNIIQGQRYVDVGCSNPEVLTCTHSHKGFKHRFCIKTESTALGIVLTSGCATSRHCQQQELPGVRIHCCDSDLCNSAPSRSPHTLLQCACALGSLLMRRLWL, from the exons ATGAGAGCTTCTCACTACATGCCCCGTGTTGCATCCATGACTTTACACACCTGGCTGCTGTACGGGCTTGGATTTATCTCATCGCTCTGCTTGACACAAG TGGAGGGTCTGCAGTGCTATGGCtgcaacatcatccagggccagCGCTACGTGGACGTGGGCTGCTCCAACCCGGAGGTGCTCACCTGCACCCACTCACACAAGGGCTTCAAGCACCGCTTCTGCATCAAGACAGAGAGCA CTGCACTGGGCATCGTCCTGACCAGCGGCTGCGCCACGTCCAGACACTGCCAGCAACAGGAGCTGCCGGGCGTCCGCATCCACTGCTGTGACTCGGACCTGTGCAACAGCGCCCCCTCCAGGAGCCCGCACACACTACTCCAGTGCGCCTGCGCGCTGGGCAGCCTCCTGATGCGGAGGTTGTGGCTGTGA